The genomic DNA cctttcattaaaaaaaaaataatactaaatAGATCTTAATGGACGGTGTAAGAACATTTTGATTCtttgcatttttataatatttttttttattataatgttatatttttttttttcacgaTGAaacattaaattaataaactgCAAAACATATTAATCTTCAAAACAATCTCACTTTTAAGTAAACAAAAATAGTGAagaacattttatataagagCGGTCTCCCACATTTTTATGccacatattttatatgcttctttgttttatatattgctTTACGGGTCGTATAACTGTACAAGAGTGaggaaaaagtaataaatacacatacGGAACTGTTAAATTTCaccttatacatatatatgtgcatttacacacatatacatgtatatatgtttgtatttgCATTTGCTCTCATCGTTTTTCAAACACACATCCCTTCTTTTATTGGTAAAAATTAAGCGTAGaatttgttatatacattttactaggttatatattttcccgttatattttacagagcatttaaaaacaaataaaaaagtgaGGAGGAGGAAATGCTCCTTTCCAATTAGTTATATATCTTAATGTAAAATAGTGTTGCACTTCTCTTTGCTttgtccatttttttttttttttttattcgtaAAGACAATTTTAACGAatgttttcttattataataaaatatttctttcaaatattatacatctcatcattttcttttaagattacaaaaaaaaaagaaaagatataatatgataaaaataatgcacaAGTCAGTAATATTATACGGCAAAATTTtgtgtacatgtaaaaagaaaactaATTTAACCCATAACAAAGTAGCAAGAGCAAAATTTTACTTGAAATAAAGCCtcaatctttttttttccgtgcatgcaaaaaaaaaaaaaaagaaagaaaacgAACAAAAAGGAACACAGATTTATGTGATAACATACTTTTTTCCTGTTCTTATTACGTCTGTTTGAGCTTTTTGCATTTTACTaacatcatatatatatatatttattattttttttttaattattaataattattggTCTATTTCGAgatagaatataaaaaaaataaaataaaggtaCAAACGAAActtaatttcttattttctgaaataagtataaacaaaatgtatactgaattgtacataattaaagaataatataggtaattctttttttatcttttttttattaaagtgtAGTAGCTGAAAAGAGCATGAACAGATGTAAAGAGTGATATACgagaaaaaacgaaaaatatacagacatatgtataagcatatacacatatatatatatatattattacataagtGTATACACTTATGTACTTACATATAACACTCACATCTGAATAGTTATAAAGAGTATTAGTTTTCTAAactaattatttataaaaatgaagtatAATACCTTTAACGAAATAAATTCAGAAATTAGTATAAATGAAGACGTAACCTTTTCAAGTGATGAGACTGTAGACCCAACTTTAATAAAAGGAAGACATATAATACACCACAAGCGGGCAAATGAAAACTTTGCTTTTATTCCAAATGATTTAACTGTAAAAGGAGAAACAGAAAATTTGCAAGAACAACTGTCAGTTCTAGATGACttcaaaattatattgtttGGATGCATTGGAATAAGAacttacaaaatattttcctaTGTATAAAGAGGAGCGGAAGAGAAATTGagggcaaaaaaaaattaaataaatgaaataaagcaaaactgaataaaacaatatataaaatgctGCTTACCATATATACgtgcttcattttttttttttttttgtttaatttatgtagtgcgttttaatatgtattttattaaaccGATTTTCGTAATGTTCTTATAagtttacacatatatatatatatgttgtatatgtacatttgtaTATTCACATACACATTTATACAGACTTGAtgcatgtatttttttcttttgcgtaccatatatcattttacattattcttTTAACATTCCATTGTTTAACCTTTTAAACAACGGCAAATACTGTTTAttcatacataaaaaattattaaagaaaaacaaatatgaaTGGAATGTGTacctttattattaacacaaacatatacacaaaaaaaaaaaaaaaaaaaaaaaaaaagagctaattattattagcttgttattattttaaagaagaaaaataaaaaattatccccaattaaatttattaacacTGTCATGAATATCATCGAATAAATCATTAGGATCTTtatatttctcattttttaccAAGTaaattgaatttttatttattaaatgatcGTTTATAAAGCGGTCTGATACGTTAAtagtttctatttttttcgaGTTCAAATCTATACTATTTATATCCATTCTCTCAGTTTCATTTTGTATGCTATTTCTAGGTATATCAtcaatttcattttttacgtGAACTTGTCTCTTctcaatattattattcacaTTTTGCAGTTTAACACACTTTGCATTTTTTGCTCCTTCAGTATTTTGTAATGTTAAAGAATTGTGTAACAATTTGtcgtattttattttgtttaattttttatttatttttcttatgtttttgtttatatttttgacattgtaattaataaaattagtattaattaaatcgttgttttttaaaacacaTTGCTCAAAAGTTCTTTTCTCTTCATTAACAAATTTACTTAATTCATCATCACAAATTATGTAATCCttatcaaatattttattttccaaaatgttaatattttcacttttttctaattttttaatctcattatcattttttagtaTAATCCAACAATGCAACATCATCCTTtcaatttcaattttttttacatctCTTTTTTCAGTAACCtcattatcatattttttattacaatcctcataattattgtttatttcCACATTACTACTACACGTTGAATAATTactataattaattttatatttattagttaTCATATCTTCAAAATAAGTTTCATCCCCAACAATGCCACTACCTAGGCATAAGGCATGTAATCTGAGTTGATGCCTCCTACCTGTTATTGTTCTTAGTTCACATAGAGTAACTTTcgcattatttaaataacaatGTTTGTACGGATAAATTAGACTATAACAATATTTTCcattatcataataatcattataattataacataaCTTCATTTTAaactcatttttaattttacttattgGTGTGTTTACATGCAAAACGTCTAGCGGCAAATGGTCATACAATATAGCTAGatatattttgcttatatTCTTGCATTCTATAttgtaatttaaaacattGGAACTTAGTCTATCCTTCGCTATAATTAAAAGACCGCTCGTGGCATAGTCCAGCTGACCACATATTCTAcaggatgaaaaaaaaaaaaagaaaatacatataacacaagacatataacatataacaaGTAGCATTTAATATATGGCGCATAATACTCATCATGCAGCAGTTTTCTCATTACACATGACATTTATCATCAACCATTTAACACATTACATGTAATATTAACATCCCGCAGTTTCAAAATTTACAACTCAGAATAATGGgcgtaataattataatactaTATATGTTTCACTATACCTCATAACACccaaatttttccttttttgtcgAAGTAAAGTTTCTACAGATGGGTACATGCTATCATACTTCCCCTTTTCCAATTTAATATCATATGGTTTATTTAAAActaggaaaaaattattttcatatactatttttaaattgtgtCCTTTGTAACTTTTATATGTGCCagcattattaataataccaTCCTCCTCCTTCATAATTTTACCCTTCCTTATAACGAACTTATTTTCTAAGGAGCAAAATccactttttttaaacagaAATAAAGCCTTCCCTTCTTTATAATGATTTGatacattatttaaaattctactaaaattcatttttcattttttttttttttaaaaaagtatcaCTCTTTTGGCTATTTTCTGACTTGCTCATATTTTTCACAAAAAAGggtaaatttaattttttttggaaaaaggCTCTCCACactgaacatatatatttatatatatgcgtatgtattatgcaaaaatatatttattattatgcgTATATTTATCCGTACAAAATATTCAAACATCTAATgtgttaaaataatatttgtagCAACGCatgttcttattttatttcattttaaactAATTAGTTTCTCCTCCCTTTTTTACGTTCCTTATACATGTAATAAGtttcatactttttttttattgtattctccttttaaatttatatacctcgctgttttcttcttttttttctttttccaatCGTACTTTGCACTTCTGCTAAAAGAGGATGTAGAGTTCTATTCGAATTTTACATTACGATTGTCACTCTCCGATAAAATCGCAAAAAATCGCAGCAATTACACATTcgtaatataaacaaataaaaagatttactagtgaaaaaaaaaaatatatgtaagcaagaaaataatgttacaatattatttacttctttaaaaaaaaaaaaaaaaaaaaaaaacgtgAAATATTCTCTTTCctcaatatataatttaacgttaaaaaaaaagaaaaacatgtAAAGAGTAGCacataaaaagataaacaaTACAATTTAAAGATTATGTTTAAAAGCAACAAATTgctacttctttttttcatcttcttGAACATtggaaaaagtaaaaagaccaaaaataatttatactaCAATTTTCTGGGCTCAGTTAATGAACagttaataaataatgactatattttttcccatcgtaaacaaaaaaatgaagtagGTAAAGGTACACCAAAAAATAAACCAGGAACATATTTCTTAAAGTATAGCAACAAAAATACCAATagattaaattattataaaacagTGGGAAGCAACAATGACAAAAcgagcaaaataaaaagtaccCTATGTGAAACACGCAACGAAGAAGGTCTTAACaaaggtaataataatgtaaaaaatgtagaacTAAAAGAGGCATCTTTATCAGATAGAACAGAAATTTTAAGCGAAGAAACCCAAACTATTAACAAGAATGAAGAATTCAAACCTAATATTTTTGattatgatattaaaaatcagttagataaagaaataatagcACGAAAACTAGAAGATCAAAAGAAtgaagttataaaaaaagtaaaattgcCAATAATAGGAACACAATTGAAACCATCGGGGGGCTTtacaaaagaaattttaagtataataaGAGATAGTAATAACTATATTAATGTAGTTAatgaagaaattataaaagataaaatagataaaaaaataagtggTAAtgatttatccttttttgaTACAGATGAAACATTAGAACAACATGAGATTAAGTacctaaataaaatatatgataacaACCAtgttttgaatatttataattttcttttagtatggaaagaa from Plasmodium brasilianum strain Bolivian I chromosome 10, whole genome shotgun sequence includes the following:
- a CDS encoding ribosomal large subunit pseudouridylate synthase — protein: MNFSRILNNVSNHYKEGKALFLFKKSGFCSLENKFVIRKGKIMKEEDGIINNAGTYKSYKGHNLKIVYENNFFLVLNKPYDIKLEKGKYDSMYPSVETLLRQKRKNLGVMRICGQLDYATSGLLIIAKDRLSSNVLNYNIECKNISKIYLAILYDHLPLDVLHVNTPISKIKNEFKMKLCYNYNDYYDNGKYCYSLIYPYKHCYLNNAKVTLCELRTITGRRHQLRLHALCLGSGIVGDETYFEDMITNKYKINYSNYSTCSSNVEINNNYEDCNKKYDNEVTEKRDVKKIEIERMMLHCWIILKNDNEIKKLEKSENINILENKIFDKDYIICDDELSKFVNEEKRTFEQCVLKNNDLINTNFINYNVKNINKNIRKINKKLNKIKYDKLLHNSLTLQNTEGAKNAKCVKLQNVNNNIEKRQVHVKNEIDDIPRNSIQNETERMDINSIDLNSKKIETINVSDRFINDHLINKNSIYLVKNEKYKDPNDLFDDIHDSVNKFNWG